A region of Cardinium endosymbiont of Sogatella furcifera DNA encodes the following proteins:
- a CDS encoding transposase has product MKANYSYYITTDRLKRQQQRREELVATLSNEKKRLHHSQTNIDKESIERHIDFLEKEIKIIDKALNKTITTDKDLDEKANILETIPGIGKCLATKLVSFLPELGDRSYSSNQLSALVGIAPYAADSGKKQGKRFIRGGRKIPRDALYMAVLAGKKWFLYLKECYDRLVGKYKPKKVAIVACMRKLLELAHKLIQQKRSFVKSIKNEYKMTKKLA; this is encoded by the coding sequence TTGAAAGCTAATTACAGCTATTATATTACAACAGATCGGCTTAAAAGGCAACAACAAAGAAGAGAAGAGCTGGTAGCTACATTAAGCAATGAAAAGAAACGGTTACACCATAGCCAGACTAATATAGATAAAGAAAGCATAGAAAGGCATATCGATTTTTTAGAAAAAGAAATAAAAATTATTGATAAAGCGTTAAATAAAACCATAACTACTGATAAGGATCTAGACGAAAAGGCTAATATACTAGAAACCATTCCAGGAATCGGGAAATGTTTAGCCACTAAATTAGTCAGTTTTTTACCTGAATTAGGTGATAGAAGCTACAGTAGTAATCAACTATCAGCTTTAGTAGGTATAGCACCATATGCGGCTGATAGTGGGAAAAAACAGGGAAAAAGATTTATTAGGGGAGGAAGGAAAATACCACGAGATGCACTGTATATGGCTGTATTAGCAGGGAAAAAGTGGTTCCTATATTTAAAAGAATGCTATGATAGATTAGTAGGTAAATATAAGCCTAAAAAAGTGGCTATCGTAGCATGTATGAGGAAGCTCCTAGAGCTGGCGCATAAGCTTATACAACAAAAAAGAAGCTTCGTCAAAAGTATCAAAAACGAGTACAAAATGACTAAAAAACTTGCATAG
- a CDS encoding BamA/OMP85 family outer membrane protein: MIMIDTNIKKVKRLLYLFCLCIGSTQPIFGTTGYVIRKIQVVGNISIASDLLIERSGLQEGTRVAPTNEQVRNAIRKIAKQDGIKSVAIHLSEVDQTNGLATCVIHVEEHPQLTSCMLEGLTKKEEKELLEKVTIAEHVALSPLFLQKTTAKIKKIFLEQGFKAVKVSTTLIPNQAIAHKAALKIKVNKGEKSKVQQILFEGNNHLDAQLLIYHMKTLQEAPHCTLFQDIFKKCITLSPIRKGGILLQLPKKIDDVKRYFFTHVALFPSIFTEEKYLQAKENLILFYQSQGFRDVSITAERLQPTTAGNLNIHLKINEGNQYSIRRVKWVGNYVYSDQTLNSLLNLKEGSIYDPIYMKSRFAPGSESLTIYDLYTNNGYLFFHAEVVETCVEGDQVDLEIRMQEGKQVTIRQIDIVGNTLTHDYVIRRELLTLPGEKFNRGLVLESLRNLAMLECFKPEKSIPEIQRDEAKGTVDLIYAVEEQPRFDFKLNGTYTNGISAGLEIGSNNVSLKNLFTGKKPIGGGQHLHLTANLDGKNYKNFSFSFQEPWFWLKENRYILSISFNSGHQTETNSRNHILDHWMHSNIFPIGKQSTKSKIHSTGGQIRLGKKLARHWEAHLGIDYHHHAYQHCVLLQDHKKSGVIHDFTLDLSCMYSTVNHPIYPTSGCMWSNLLTLTPPYTLLGYAPSTPTAIPRLKEFGKLITDLYYFKRLLGNFVLHIRGHAGFLHSLSKNEIGPFERFYLGGTSSIPTRLLGANFVSLRGYPDDSLTPEDYISQYKGGGLFNKFALELRYPLMLAPICCYLLGFGEIGDSWLRYGHFNLSNLKKSIGGGVRLILPIPMIPMLGLDCGYRLDPVKDIRSAKSSFEYHFTLGPSIR, encoded by the coding sequence ATGATAATGATAGATACAAATATCAAAAAAGTTAAGCGTTTGTTATACCTATTTTGCCTATGTATAGGGTCGACGCAGCCCATCTTTGGCACAACCGGTTACGTTATACGCAAGATTCAAGTAGTGGGCAATATTTCGATAGCGTCTGACCTATTGATTGAACGCTCTGGCTTACAAGAAGGCACCAGGGTGGCACCAACCAATGAACAAGTACGTAATGCAATTCGAAAAATTGCCAAACAGGATGGCATCAAATCGGTTGCGATCCACTTATCTGAGGTTGATCAGACAAACGGTTTAGCCACCTGTGTGATTCATGTAGAAGAACATCCCCAGTTAACGAGCTGTATGCTAGAAGGTTTAACTAAAAAAGAGGAAAAAGAACTACTTGAAAAAGTTACTATAGCAGAGCATGTTGCGCTATCGCCGCTTTTTCTTCAAAAAACAACTGCTAAGATTAAAAAAATATTTTTAGAGCAGGGTTTCAAAGCGGTAAAGGTTTCGACAACATTGATTCCAAATCAAGCCATAGCGCACAAAGCTGCCTTAAAGATTAAGGTAAATAAAGGGGAAAAAAGCAAAGTGCAACAGATCCTTTTTGAAGGGAATAACCATTTAGATGCCCAGCTATTGATATACCATATGAAGACGCTACAAGAAGCGCCACATTGTACACTTTTCCAAGATATTTTTAAAAAATGCATCACCCTGTCTCCCATTCGTAAAGGAGGTATACTGCTACAACTACCTAAAAAAATAGATGATGTAAAGCGTTACTTTTTCACGCATGTTGCTTTGTTTCCATCTATTTTTACGGAAGAAAAATATTTACAAGCCAAAGAAAATCTTATTCTTTTTTATCAATCACAAGGGTTTCGGGATGTATCTATTACAGCAGAAAGGCTGCAACCTACCACTGCTGGCAACCTGAATATTCATTTAAAAATCAATGAGGGCAACCAATATAGCATTCGTCGTGTCAAATGGGTAGGCAATTATGTATACAGCGATCAAACCCTAAATAGTTTGTTAAACCTGAAGGAAGGAAGCATATATGATCCGATCTATATGAAAAGCCGATTCGCACCTGGGTCGGAAAGCTTAACCATTTATGACCTATATACCAATAATGGCTATCTTTTTTTTCATGCAGAAGTGGTTGAAACGTGTGTAGAAGGCGATCAGGTAGATCTAGAAATTAGAATGCAAGAGGGCAAACAGGTCACGATCCGCCAAATAGATATTGTAGGCAATACATTAACCCATGATTACGTTATTCGACGTGAATTGCTGACCTTACCTGGAGAAAAGTTCAACCGAGGCCTTGTACTAGAATCGTTACGCAACTTGGCCATGTTAGAATGCTTTAAACCTGAAAAATCAATCCCAGAGATACAGCGAGATGAAGCGAAGGGTACCGTAGATCTAATCTATGCAGTAGAAGAACAACCCCGGTTCGATTTTAAGCTCAATGGGACCTATACAAATGGTATTAGCGCCGGACTTGAAATTGGCTCTAATAATGTTTCTTTAAAAAATCTTTTTACAGGAAAAAAGCCTATAGGGGGCGGTCAGCATTTGCATTTAACCGCTAACCTGGATGGTAAAAATTACAAAAATTTCAGTTTTTCTTTTCAAGAACCTTGGTTTTGGTTAAAAGAAAATCGTTACATATTGTCTATAAGCTTTAATAGTGGTCATCAAACAGAAACCAATAGCAGAAATCATATACTAGACCATTGGATGCACTCAAATATATTTCCAATTGGTAAACAAAGTACAAAAAGTAAAATTCACTCCACTGGTGGCCAAATACGCCTAGGCAAAAAATTGGCCAGACATTGGGAAGCCCATTTAGGCATAGATTACCATCACCATGCGTATCAACACTGTGTATTATTACAAGATCACAAAAAATCGGGAGTCATACATGATTTTACGTTAGATCTTTCATGCATGTATTCTACTGTTAATCATCCAATTTATCCTACTAGTGGCTGTATGTGGTCCAACCTTTTAACCCTTACCCCTCCTTACACTTTGCTTGGGTATGCGCCCTCTACACCAACAGCTATCCCACGTTTGAAGGAATTTGGTAAATTGATAACGGATCTATATTATTTCAAACGTTTACTAGGCAACTTTGTCTTACATATACGCGGGCATGCTGGATTTTTACACAGCCTCTCTAAAAATGAAATAGGGCCTTTTGAACGGTTTTATTTGGGTGGTACATCTAGTATACCCACTAGATTATTAGGCGCCAATTTTGTTTCACTACGTGGTTATCCAGACGATAGCCTTACGCCAGAAGATTATATAAGCCAATACAAAGGGGGGGGTTTATTCAATAAGTTTGCGTTAGAGTTGCGTTATCCGCTTATGCTTGCACCTATTTGCTGCTATCTATTAGGATTTGGAGAGATAGGAGATAGCTGGTTACGTTATGGCCATTTCAACCTATCTAATCTAAAAAAGTCTATAGGGGGTGGAGTTCGTCTTATCTTGCCCATACCTATGATACCTATGCTTGGCCTGGATTGTGGCTACAGATTAGATCCTGTAAAAGATATCCGAAGCGCTAAAAGTTCTTTTGAGTATCACTTTACCCTGGGACCTAGTATCCGTTAA
- the queA gene encoding tRNA preQ1(34) S-adenosylmethionine ribosyltransferase-isomerase QueA, which produces MKLSNFKFTLPEHSIAQYPIEAKENARLMVVHKASGKIEHTTFKELPTYFNEGDTLVVNDSKVLPCKLYGCKEKTNAQVEVLLLRKLNDEHGLWDTIVEPARKIRIGNKIYFGNGELVAEIIDNTTSRGRTLKLLFDRPEEEFYALINQIGHMPLPHQIGRPSKPEDREYYQTIFGANIGSIVLPAAGLHFTPYLLKYLALQNIAVVPVTLHIGLGELSTIDMEDLTKVRASSERFIITQETTKVVNQSLSHQKKVCAVGTSVLRAIESSVSVSCQLKEASDWTNKFILPSCTFKVCNALLTTFHLPSSISLVSVAAFGGEELVLDAYAEAIKEGYRFFLYGDSMLII; this is translated from the coding sequence ATGAAATTATCAAATTTTAAGTTTACACTGCCAGAGCATAGCATTGCACAATATCCCATTGAGGCAAAGGAAAATGCACGTTTAATGGTTGTACATAAAGCTAGTGGAAAAATAGAGCATACCACCTTTAAAGAGCTGCCTACTTATTTTAATGAAGGGGATACTTTAGTAGTCAATGATTCTAAAGTTTTACCTTGTAAACTTTATGGTTGCAAAGAAAAAACAAATGCGCAAGTAGAAGTACTCTTATTGCGCAAATTGAATGACGAACATGGGTTATGGGATACCATTGTAGAGCCAGCACGTAAAATCCGTATAGGTAATAAAATTTATTTTGGCAATGGCGAATTGGTGGCCGAAATTATAGATAATACTACTTCACGAGGCCGAACGCTTAAATTATTGTTTGACAGACCAGAAGAAGAATTCTATGCGCTGATCAACCAGATTGGTCATATGCCTTTACCCCATCAAATAGGACGTCCTTCTAAGCCAGAAGATAGGGAATACTACCAGACCATATTTGGAGCAAATATAGGTAGTATCGTATTACCAGCTGCTGGTTTGCATTTTACTCCTTATTTGTTAAAGTATTTAGCCTTGCAGAACATTGCTGTTGTACCGGTTACATTGCATATTGGCTTAGGTGAACTCAGTACGATTGATATGGAAGATCTTACAAAAGTAAGGGCTTCCTCTGAGCGTTTTATAATTACGCAAGAAACAACAAAAGTGGTCAACCAAAGCCTGAGTCATCAAAAAAAGGTTTGTGCGGTGGGTACTTCGGTATTAAGGGCTATAGAATCTTCTGTCTCGGTTTCTTGCCAGCTAAAAGAAGCTAGTGATTGGACGAATAAATTTATTTTACCTTCTTGTACCTTTAAGGTTTGCAATGCATTGTTGACTACCTTTCACCTGCCCTCTTCTATCTCTTTGGTAAGCGTAGCTGCTTTTGGAGGAGAGGAGTTGGTGTTAGATGCTTATGCCGAGGCAATAAAGGAAGGGTATCGTTTTTTCTTATATGGTGACTCTATGTTGATTATATAG